Genomic segment of Streptosporangium sp. NBC_01755:
GCGCCGTTCACCTTCTCGGCCGCCTGGGTCTTCGGGTCCAGCGCGTTGCTCAGCAGCTGTACGACGCCCTTCTCCGGGTTGAGGATGGCGGACGGGTCGTAGATCGCCGCCAGCTGGCTCCGCGACATCTTCTGGAAGCCTCCGGTCACCCCCTTGAAGTGGACGGTCTCTCCGATCAGTACGAAGCTGATCTCCTGGAGACTGCCCGCCACGTCGATCTGGATGGTGCCGTCCGCGTCGCCGGTCCCGCTGAGGCGGCCGGAGGCCTTCTTGACCGGTACCGGGGGGGCGCCCTCGGTCTCCATGGAAAAGGTCGCGGACTTCACGGCACGTGTCGCCTCCGCGGACTTCTTGACCAGTTCGGCTCCGCTGGGAAGAGCCGCCGTGGCGTCGGAGGCGCCGCCGCTGCAGGCGGTGACCAGGGAGCACGCGGTGATCACCGCGGCGATGAAGATCCGGCGAGCTGACATGGGCGGATCGTAACGACAGTGCGGTCTACTAAGGGAGTACGGGCGGTATCGGTTTCGCGTCAGCGGATGTTTTTGAGATGCTCCACCACCGGAGCGTAGGCGGTTTCCAGCTCGATCAGCTGATCGTCGGTGAGCAGGTCGATGAAGTGCCGGCGCACGCTGGCCACGTGGTGCGGCGCGACCTTCTTGATGGTGTCCCAGCCCTGTTCGGTGAGGACGGCGAAGGTGCCGCGCCTGTCGTCGGCGCAGGTCTCCCTGGCGACCAGGCCGGCGGCCTCCATCCGGGAGATCTGGTGTGACAGCCGGCTGCGGGACTGGATCGTGGCGTCCGCCAGATCGCTCATCCGCATGCGGTGGTCGGGGGTCTCCGACAGGTTCACCAGGATCTCGTAGTCGTTCACCGAGAGCCCGAAGGGCTGGAGTTCGCGGTCGAGGCGGTGTTCGAGGAGCTTGTGCACGGCGAGGTGGGCACGCCACGCCCGCTGCTCGATCGGCGACAGCCAGCGGTGCCTCTCGTCGTTCACCGGTCGCTCACCACTCTCGTTCCCCGCGGCGGCGGCGGTCGCGGTGACTTCGGCGGATCCATCTCCCGGCCGTCCGCTCCGCCCGCCGGGCGGAG
This window contains:
- a CDS encoding LppX_LprAFG lipoprotein, with the translated sequence MSARRIFIAAVITACSLVTACSGGASDATAALPSGAELVKKSAEATRAVKSATFSMETEGAPPVPVKKASGRLSGTGDADGTIQIDVAGSLQEISFVLIGETVHFKGVTGGFQKMSRSQLAAIYDPSAILNPEKGVVQLLSNALDPKTQAAEKVNGADAYRVSATLSQQVLATMVPGLAQSVDGTLWIDKATSHLLKADLPLTGGKVIVLFGDYDVPVQVTAPAQ
- a CDS encoding MarR family winged helix-turn-helix transcriptional regulator, giving the protein MPLKQAPPGGRSGRPGDGSAEVTATAAAAGNESGERPVNDERHRWLSPIEQRAWRAHLAVHKLLEHRLDRELQPFGLSVNDYEILVNLSETPDHRMRMSDLADATIQSRSRLSHQISRMEAAGLVARETCADDRRGTFAVLTEQGWDTIKKVAPHHVASVRRHFIDLLTDDQLIELETAYAPVVEHLKNIR